In Gammaproteobacteria bacterium, one DNA window encodes the following:
- a CDS encoding acyltransferase family protein, with protein MKNLDKERLPAFDHLRAFLVLLGFPIHSVFCLALSRQLYRTSGPGSVEQLAQALSSAERFFLIGIYYICVFMMPAFFLLAGFFGRLSYQQRGEVKFISNRLHRIGLPFLFCMLWSLPLYFVFFAFSHFFPNFTSEAIQSLVAKIYIINGGWWGIINQLRETWFLYDLLWLYALTIFILKLKQYSQLSAFFLKKTDACLLVLFKSRWLYVGVALLCSLLLSQQDNLGWRTSEFTLLPSFGFLAYYGVWYGLGWWLWGHQDKFAVFFNQSRFKPLFSIFLYGVFMAWYFYHLNNDNFFNRNCGVFIYELSAALMVLALFGGAWRSVHKSNKVLRYISSASYWLYLVQLPIILVLLGFNYNSQDNFFMTSIKLMIGSLVLALLSYQILVRHTWLNSIFGDKARS; from the coding sequence ATGAAAAACCTTGATAAGGAACGCCTTCCCGCTTTTGATCATTTGCGGGCTTTTTTAGTATTGTTAGGCTTTCCGATTCATTCAGTGTTTTGTTTAGCATTAAGTCGTCAACTTTACAGAACTTCTGGCCCAGGTAGTGTGGAACAATTGGCCCAAGCTTTGTCTAGCGCTGAAAGATTTTTCTTAATTGGCATTTATTATATTTGTGTTTTCATGATGCCAGCTTTTTTTCTATTAGCCGGTTTTTTTGGTCGCTTGAGTTATCAGCAGCGCGGCGAAGTAAAGTTTATTTCGAACCGTTTACATAGAATTGGGCTTCCTTTTTTATTTTGTATGCTTTGGTCATTGCCACTTTATTTTGTTTTTTTTGCTTTCAGTCATTTTTTTCCTAATTTCACTTCAGAAGCCATTCAAAGTCTTGTTGCCAAAATATATATCATTAATGGAGGTTGGTGGGGAATAATAAATCAGTTACGTGAAACTTGGTTTCTTTATGACTTATTGTGGCTTTATGCGTTGACTATTTTTATTTTGAAATTAAAACAGTATTCGCAACTTTCCGCATTTTTTTTAAAAAAAACAGATGCGTGTTTATTGGTGTTATTTAAAAGTCGTTGGCTTTATGTGGGAGTGGCATTGCTTTGCAGTCTATTGCTCTCTCAGCAGGATAATCTTGGCTGGAGGACCTCTGAGTTTACGCTTCTGCCATCATTTGGTTTTTTAGCATATTATGGTGTTTGGTATGGCTTAGGTTGGTGGCTGTGGGGGCATCAAGATAAATTTGCTGTATTTTTTAATCAAAGCCGCTTTAAGCCATTATTTTCTATTTTTCTCTATGGTGTTTTTATGGCTTGGTATTTTTATCATTTAAATAATGACAATTTTTTTAACCGTAATTGCGGAGTTTTTATTTATGAATTAAGCGCAGCTTTGATGGTTTTAGCATTATTTGGAGGCGCGTGGCGCAGTGTACATAAGAGTAATAAGGTCCTTCGTTATATTAGCAGCGCGTCTTATTGGCTTTATTTGGTGCAACTGCCGATTATCCTTGTTTTACTTGGATTTAATTATAATAGTCAGGATAATTTTTTTATGACGAGCATTAAACTTATGATTGGTAGTCTAGTGCTTGCTTTATTAAGTTATCAGATATTGGTGCGGCATACGTGGTTGAACAGTATTTTTGGTGATAAGGCTCGTTCTTGA